GCGTTACCATCTCGCTCGCCGCGGCGTCTGAGGACAGCTTCGTCTTGGCCAAGGTCTGCTGGTAGGCTTGGGCGCTCAACTCGCTCTCCTGCTGGGGCGACATGAACTGGAGCTGCGAGCGGCCCGTATAGGGCACGGTCTCGCAGGCCGTCACGACGCCCGCCGCCACGAGCGCCATCGCGAGCGCTGGGTGCCACCGGAAGCTCTGCATGGGCGAACTCTACCAGATCGGCCCGTTTCTCAGGGTGACGAGCGTCGCCATGGTCGCCTCGGGCCCGGCACGCCCCGCCTCGATCTCTATCCCGACCGAAGCGATCCGCGCCGGATCAGCCGTGGGCGCGCCGTCCTTATCGAGGAAGGAGAGCGTGAAGCGCCGCACGCTCTCGGCCAGGGGCTGGGCGCCTCCTCCCGCGTCCCGCCGGAGCGTCGTTTCTCCCGAGCGCAGCAGGTAGGTGACGCGCTCGCGCGTGGGGTCGATCCGGCCGTTGCCGTTGAGGTCGCGCTGAAACACGATCCGGGCGGGCTCGGCCACGAGGACGGCCTCGATCCCCGCACCGGTCGGGTCATAGCCCGCCTCGCGGAGCTCGTGAGCCATGCGCTCGAGGGCCGCGCGTATGGCCTGCTGCGCCTCGACCCTTCCTGCGCCCCAGCCCCAGGCGGCGAGGCCGGACTGGAGCATGCCCAGAGTGGCCGACATGACGAGACCCATGATGGCCGTCGCGACCAGCACGTCGACCAGCGAATGCCCCGTCTGCGCGCGCCGCCCCCGCATGGCGCGCAGGCTGTCTCACACCCCGCAAGACGTCAATGTCCAGGTTCGGGGACGTCTTCCGCGCGATACGCGTATCAGTCCAGGATCGGCTTGGGCGGGTCCGTCGAGTAGTCGTAGAAGCCGCGCCCGGTCTTGCGCCCGAGGTCGCCGCGCTTGACGCGCTTCTCCAGCTCCTTGGGCGGCCGGTCGGCTTCATTCTTGGTCACAGCAAAGGTCTCGAGACGGGCGTTGTAGCCGATGTCGAGCCCCGAGAGGTCGCCGAGCTTGAAGGGCCCGAGCGGGTGGTTGAGACCGAGCTCTACCGCTCTGTCGATGTCGGCGTGGCTGGCCACCCCCTGCTCGAGGCAGTAGTAGGCCTCGCGCACCAGGGCGCGGAGAATGCGGTTGACGAGGAAGCCCGGCAGCTCTTTTCGCAGGATCACCGGCTCCCGGCCGCTCCGCCGGGTCACCTCGGCCGTGATCTCCACGGTCTCTTCGCTGGTCCACTGCCCCTTGACCACCTCGACGAGCTTCATGACCAGCGGCGGGTAGAAGTAGTGCATGTTAACGCACTTCTCGGGCCGCTTGGTCGAGGGCGCGATTTGGGAGTTCATGAGCGTGGACGAGTTGGTCGCGAGGATCGTGTGGGGCGGGCAGAGACGGTCGAGTTTGGCGAAGCAGTCCTTCTTGGGCTCGAGCCGCTCCACGATGGCCTCGATGGCGAAATCCGCGTCGCGGGCGGCCTTCTCGAGGTCAGGCTCGAGCGTGACGCGGGCGACGGCCTCTTCCATCTTGTCCTTGGTCATCTGCCCCTTCTGGACGCGGCGCTCGAGCTGCTTGCGGTTCCCGGCCATGCCCTTCTGCAGGAGCTCCATGTTGAGGTCGTTGAGCGTGATCTGGTAGCCGTGCAGCGCGGACTGCATCGCGATCTGGGCGCCCATCTGCCCGGCTCCCACCACCAGGATGCGTTTGACGTCGTCAGCGGTCATGTCGTCTCCCCCTCGGAGTCTCCTGATCTTCGGAGTCAGTCGGTCTTTGGAGTCAGTCGGTCTTTGGAGTCAGTCGATTGGGGGTTTGAGATGGTGCCAGGGCTGCGCCTTTTCGAAGGCCGCCGCGGCTCGAAGGACGGTGGCGTCGTCGAAGCGACGGCCGACGATCTGGAGTCCCACCGGGAGCTTGTCGGCGGTGAAGCCGGCGGGCACCGAGCACGCGGGCTGGCCGGTCATGTTGAAGGGATAGGTGAACGGAATCCACTCGTAGGGCTCCGCCGGACGCCCCGCGATCTCGCTTGGATTATCGAGGCCGATCTTGAAGGGGGGGCAGGCCACCGTGGGCGTGAGCATGATGTCGTAGGTCTCGAAGAGGCGGCGCGGGTGCTCCCACCACGCCATCCGGTCGAACCAGGCCTGGACGTAGGTCGTGGGGCCCCAGGAGAGGGTCTCGTCGATGAGCGCCGCCAGTCCCTGGTCGATGTCGGCGCGACGTTGAGGCAGGTAGGGCGCCAGGCGCGCGGCGACGCCGCCGCAGAAGATCGCCTTCCACGCGGGGAGCGGCGACGGCCAGCGGGGGTCGACCTCCTCGACGCGGCAGCCCATCTCGCGGAAGCGCTTGGCCGCGCGCGCGCAGACGGCCGCTACTTCGGGATCCACCAGCTTTGCGTAGCCCGGGTCGGGCACCCACGCCACGCGGAGCCCCTTGATCCCGCCCTTGAGCGCCTTGACGTAGTCGACTGGCGCAGCGGGCAGCGAGAACTGGTCACGCGGGTCGGGTCCCGCGCAGACGTTCATCATGAGCGCGGCATCCGTCACCGTGCGGGTCATCGGCCCGATGTGCGAGAGGCTCCAGCCCCCGCTGGCGGGATAGACGGGGATGCGGCCGAAGGAGGCCTTGTGGCCGAAGATGCCGGCGAACGACGCCGGAATGCGGATGGAGCCTCCACCGTCCGTGCCGATGGCGAGCG
The Candidatus Rokuibacteriota bacterium DNA segment above includes these coding regions:
- a CDS encoding 3-hydroxyacyl-CoA dehydrogenase family protein, producing the protein MTADDVKRILVVGAGQMGAQIAMQSALHGYQITLNDLNMELLQKGMAGNRKQLERRVQKGQMTKDKMEEAVARVTLEPDLEKAARDADFAIEAIVERLEPKKDCFAKLDRLCPPHTILATNSSTLMNSQIAPSTKRPEKCVNMHYFYPPLVMKLVEVVKGQWTSEETVEITAEVTRRSGREPVILRKELPGFLVNRILRALVREAYYCLEQGVASHADIDRAVELGLNHPLGPFKLGDLSGLDIGYNARLETFAVTKNEADRPPKELEKRVKRGDLGRKTGRGFYDYSTDPPKPILD
- a CDS encoding amidase; the protein is MASDELCWMPASEMAAAIRRKKVSPVEVMKAVLGRIERLNPTLNAFVTLTAEQAMRAARAAERALTKRGARLGPLHGVPFSTKDLVVTKGIRTTFGTRLYADNVPTETAPMVERLAAAGAIQLGKTNTPTMGWIGATHNLLFGATRNPWNLDRTPGGSSGGASAAVAAGMGPLAIGTDGGGSIRIPASFAGIFGHKASFGRIPVYPASGGWSLSHIGPMTRTVTDAALMMNVCAGPDPRDQFSLPAAPVDYVKALKGGIKGLRVAWVPDPGYAKLVDPEVAAVCARAAKRFREMGCRVEEVDPRWPSPLPAWKAIFCGGVAARLAPYLPQRRADIDQGLAALIDETLSWGPTTYVQAWFDRMAWWEHPRRLFETYDIMLTPTVACPPFKIGLDNPSEIAGRPAEPYEWIPFTYPFNMTGQPACSVPAGFTADKLPVGLQIVGRRFDDATVLRAAAAFEKAQPWHHLKPPID